The Rhodocytophaga rosea genome has a segment encoding these proteins:
- a CDS encoding DinB family protein: METNSMQAEEATQTHILSPEQLLAHWQGHRKLTRRVIEAFPDDALFSYSVGGMRPFSELALEMIGMGGEGIGGIATGNWEAFPTPNTPTTKAELLKLWDEVTETINKTWPQISLQRFQETDVAFGQYESKIYWTLFYFIDNEIHHRGQGYVYLRSLGIQPPPFWERE, translated from the coding sequence ATGGAAACTAACAGCATGCAGGCAGAAGAAGCCACCCAGACACATATACTTTCTCCGGAACAATTACTTGCCCACTGGCAAGGGCACCGCAAACTGACACGCCGGGTGATTGAAGCTTTTCCAGATGATGCCTTGTTTTCTTATTCTGTTGGAGGGATGCGTCCTTTTTCGGAACTAGCGCTGGAAATGATCGGAATGGGAGGCGAAGGTATTGGAGGAATCGCTACTGGCAACTGGGAAGCTTTTCCTACACCAAATACTCCTACAACAAAAGCTGAGTTATTAAAGCTTTGGGATGAAGTAACGGAAACCATCAATAAAACCTGGCCACAGATTTCCTTGCAACGCTTTCAGGAAACAGATGTAGCCTTTGGCCAGTACGAAAGCAAAATCTACTGGACACTCTTTTACTTTATTGACAATGAAATTCATCACCGGGGACAAGGGTATGTTTACCTGCGTTCACTTGGAATCCAACCTCCTCCTTTCTGGGAACGTGAATAA
- a CDS encoding SusD/RagB family nutrient-binding outer membrane lipoprotein, with amino-acid sequence MKRLYIGTKIFLLSMCLLVATSCDKEFMAPFRDDPNNPLDVSNDLQLSGLLGNFSYSVLGSDPARIPSFWIQYTAFTGAPPSEDNYDVDESDVDNLWTYSSYTAVMQNAKLLNESATRQENYHYAAIAKLIWAWNMSVVTDLWGEVPYSEAWQPEKTLKPKYDPQESIYTAVQELLDGAIEDFNKTSVRSPAADDLLYPAANQNAWRNNSLPKWIKMAYTLKARFHMHLTNAPGYDPVEQSNLALIALQNGFASNADNALFQYYDAEGAENPWFQWAIDGKWNDDTRLSASYVARLQGLNDPRLPIQVQPTTNGTPQYNGAPNGVGNLDNNDISNIGNFYSDAEAPLQWLTYAEAKFIEAEARFRVSGAEAAQEAYQQAIVASMEDLGVDQEAANNYVEARPVLTATNALEEIIEQKYIALFLQFEAFNDFRRTGFPNDLQLAADALTPTIPVRFPYPQQELLNNAENVSQTNVPTGRNGLTLPVWWDRD; translated from the coding sequence ATGAAAAGATTATATATAGGTACAAAAATCTTCCTGCTTAGCATGTGTTTGCTGGTGGCGACTTCCTGCGATAAAGAATTTATGGCTCCCTTCCGGGATGATCCCAATAATCCCCTGGACGTATCCAATGACCTGCAATTGTCTGGCTTGCTGGGTAACTTTTCTTACTCTGTACTGGGAAGCGATCCTGCCAGGATTCCTTCGTTCTGGATTCAATATACGGCCTTTACCGGCGCTCCTCCTTCTGAAGATAATTATGATGTAGATGAATCAGATGTAGATAATTTATGGACATATAGTTCCTATACAGCCGTCATGCAAAATGCCAAGTTGCTCAATGAAAGTGCAACCAGGCAGGAAAATTATCATTATGCCGCCATTGCCAAATTAATATGGGCCTGGAATATGTCTGTAGTAACAGATCTCTGGGGAGAAGTGCCGTATTCTGAAGCCTGGCAACCAGAAAAAACATTAAAGCCCAAGTACGATCCACAGGAATCCATTTATACAGCCGTCCAGGAATTGCTGGATGGAGCTATTGAAGATTTTAACAAAACCAGTGTGCGCAGTCCTGCCGCCGATGATCTGCTGTATCCGGCTGCTAATCAGAATGCCTGGCGGAATAACAGCCTGCCAAAATGGATAAAAATGGCTTATACTTTGAAAGCCAGGTTTCATATGCACCTGACCAATGCTCCAGGCTACGATCCGGTAGAACAATCTAATCTTGCCCTCATAGCACTACAAAATGGATTTGCCAGCAATGCGGATAATGCGCTTTTTCAATATTATGATGCTGAAGGTGCCGAAAATCCCTGGTTCCAGTGGGCCATTGATGGAAAATGGAATGATGATACCCGTTTGAGTGCATCTTATGTAGCCAGGCTGCAAGGATTGAATGATCCCCGCTTGCCTATACAGGTACAACCCACTACTAATGGAACACCTCAATATAATGGTGCGCCCAATGGGGTAGGTAACCTGGATAATAATGATATTTCAAATATCGGCAACTTTTATAGCGATGCAGAAGCGCCTTTACAATGGCTAACGTATGCGGAAGCAAAGTTTATTGAGGCTGAAGCCAGGTTCCGGGTGAGTGGAGCGGAGGCTGCTCAGGAGGCATACCAGCAGGCTATTGTGGCTTCTATGGAAGACCTTGGAGTTGATCAGGAAGCAGCTAACAATTATGTAGAAGCACGGCCAGTGTTAACGGCTACTAATGCGCTGGAAGAGATTATAGAACAGAAATACATTGCTCTATTCCTTCAATTTGAAGCTTTTAACGACTTTCGCAGAACCGGCTTTCCCAACGATCTGCAACTGGCAGCCGATGCCCTCACGCCAACTATCCCGGTCCGTTTCCCTTATCCGCAGCAGGAGCTCTTAAACAATGCAGAGAATGTTTCTCAAACCAATGTTCCTACTGGCAGAAATGGCCTTACTCTGCCGGTTTGGTGGGATAGAGATTAG
- a CDS encoding SusC/RagA family TonB-linked outer membrane protein produces MKRNLLIGLLFTLCVLQQAWAQTRTVTGTVRGATDKSPLPGVNVVIKGTTSGTTTNLDGQYSLPVPENATLVFSFIGFSAQEVLVGNRAVIDLQMEEDVTKLTEVVVTAVGIQREKASLGYAVQEVKGNMVTDAREPNIVNALAGKIAGVQINSSGGQPGSSSRITIRGNSSVLGNNQPLFVVDGIPVDNSQNFGGGQLDGNGRGNGDSPLFNGSSSNRGVDLDPNIIESISVLKGAAASALYGSRAANGVILITTKTGKAVAGKKGHTISFNTTMGWDEARIAGFQDKYLQGLNGKYRNGEQVGRGGYSEEGANLDPRSTRAWGPHIDSVSQAVIDSIGRPQLYDPRKDFFQTGRSYDNSINISGGNEMFNYFTSYSDFRQTGIVPNSEFKRHSFLAKAGVTLSEKLKATASINYVKSYNQWLTEGNGARSYLYGLYFTPPSYNIRPYRYEDGSQRNFSANFNNPLWLAENNNLSSDVDRFIANTTLTYQVLPWLSITERVGLDTYLDSRKEKVNIGTVGRLQGSMYDENLQWREVNSDLIVTANKTFSSDFNATFMLGNNINSRFLQRELQRGTGLNIPGFYNIQNAALITASENTDQRRLIGIYAQATFDYRSMIFLTLTGRNDWSSTLPKGENSYFYPSASLGFVFTEPLGLTNSAIFPFGKLRMSYAAIGNDAPTYSLTSTYSQSNPGDGQRGNIQYPFQGINGFELTNIQGNPNLKPERTTEFEIGLDLQFLRNRFRIDAAYYKRRSVDQIFPVPVSPATGFIQRLTNSGEISNEGLELVVGGTPVKAGDFSWDAQIVFTKNVSKVVALAPGVETIRLGGFTSPSIFIKEGEKYGVIWGQGFKRNEQGKLLIDEDGLPVLSDALGAIGNIQPDWTSGIRNTFSWKGLSLSALVDIRKGGDILNFDQYYSTFYGTAKITEARNTTIVYDGVSESTGEPNTIPVLRDQNYWQNFYSLYDENFVEDGSFIKVRDINLSYALPQTLLSKTPFRSLRVSAIGRNLFIKSDFSYADPEGSLYGSSNAQGFYHSVTPGSKSYTVGLSATF; encoded by the coding sequence ATGAAAAGAAACCTACTAATTGGTTTGCTGTTCACGCTATGTGTGCTGCAGCAAGCCTGGGCGCAAACCCGTACAGTAACCGGAACCGTCAGGGGGGCTACCGACAAATCGCCTTTGCCCGGAGTGAACGTAGTTATTAAAGGCACGACCAGCGGAACTACTACCAACCTCGATGGACAATACAGCCTTCCGGTACCCGAAAATGCGACACTTGTATTCAGTTTTATTGGATTTTCTGCCCAGGAAGTCCTGGTCGGTAACCGGGCAGTCATTGACCTGCAAATGGAGGAAGATGTAACCAAACTGACGGAAGTGGTCGTAACGGCTGTTGGCATTCAGCGGGAAAAAGCCTCTCTGGGCTATGCCGTGCAGGAGGTAAAAGGCAACATGGTAACCGATGCCAGAGAGCCGAACATTGTAAATGCACTGGCTGGCAAAATAGCAGGTGTGCAAATTAATAGTTCCGGCGGCCAGCCTGGCTCTTCTTCCAGAATCACCATCCGGGGAAATAGTTCAGTACTGGGCAATAATCAGCCTTTGTTCGTCGTAGATGGTATTCCGGTAGATAATTCCCAGAATTTTGGTGGGGGTCAGCTGGATGGAAATGGCCGGGGTAATGGTGATAGTCCGCTGTTTAACGGCAGTTCTTCTAACCGGGGTGTAGACTTAGATCCTAATATCATCGAAAGCATCAGTGTACTGAAAGGCGCAGCCGCATCCGCTCTATATGGTTCCAGGGCGGCAAATGGGGTAATTCTGATCACTACTAAAACCGGTAAAGCTGTGGCTGGTAAAAAGGGACATACCATATCTTTCAATACCACCATGGGCTGGGATGAAGCCAGAATTGCCGGTTTTCAGGATAAATACCTGCAGGGTTTGAACGGAAAATACCGGAATGGCGAACAAGTAGGCCGGGGAGGCTATTCAGAAGAGGGGGCTAATTTAGATCCCCGTTCTACAAGAGCATGGGGACCACACATTGACTCAGTAAGCCAGGCCGTAATCGATTCGATTGGCCGTCCGCAGCTCTATGATCCCCGCAAAGATTTTTTTCAGACCGGCAGATCTTATGATAACTCTATTAATATTTCCGGAGGCAATGAAATGTTCAACTATTTTACCTCTTATTCAGATTTCCGGCAAACTGGTATTGTTCCTAATTCGGAATTCAAACGGCATAGTTTCCTGGCAAAAGCTGGAGTAACCTTATCAGAAAAGTTAAAAGCAACCGCCTCGATCAACTATGTAAAATCCTACAACCAGTGGCTTACGGAAGGAAATGGGGCTCGTTCATACTTATATGGCTTGTATTTTACGCCGCCTTCGTATAATATCCGCCCCTACCGGTATGAAGATGGCAGCCAGCGGAACTTTAGTGCGAATTTTAACAATCCTTTGTGGCTGGCCGAAAATAATAACCTTTCCAGCGATGTAGACCGATTTATTGCCAATACGACCTTAACTTATCAAGTACTTCCCTGGCTGAGTATTACCGAACGAGTGGGCCTGGATACTTACCTGGATAGCCGGAAAGAAAAAGTAAATATAGGGACAGTTGGCCGCCTGCAAGGCAGTATGTACGACGAAAACCTGCAATGGCGGGAGGTAAACTCTGATCTGATTGTGACCGCCAATAAAACCTTTAGCAGCGATTTTAATGCTACATTCATGCTGGGAAATAATATCAATTCCAGGTTTCTGCAGCGTGAACTACAAAGAGGTACCGGCTTAAATATTCCTGGCTTTTATAACATTCAGAATGCAGCATTGATCACTGCGTCTGAAAATACAGATCAGCGCCGGTTAATTGGCATATATGCCCAGGCTACGTTTGATTATCGCTCCATGATCTTTTTGACCCTTACCGGACGCAATGACTGGTCATCTACCTTGCCCAAAGGCGAAAATTCGTATTTCTATCCTTCTGCCAGCCTGGGATTTGTTTTTACAGAACCGCTTGGCTTAACCAACAGCGCTATCTTTCCTTTCGGAAAATTGAGAATGTCGTATGCCGCCATTGGAAACGATGCGCCTACCTATTCCCTTACCAGTACCTATTCGCAATCTAATCCTGGAGATGGACAGAGAGGTAATATTCAATATCCGTTTCAGGGCATAAATGGCTTTGAACTGACCAACATACAAGGTAATCCAAACCTGAAACCAGAACGGACCACTGAATTTGAAATTGGCCTTGACCTGCAGTTTTTGCGTAACCGGTTCAGAATCGATGCCGCTTATTACAAACGCCGTTCGGTAGACCAGATATTTCCAGTACCGGTTTCCCCTGCCACCGGATTCATTCAGCGCTTAACTAATTCGGGTGAGATTTCTAACGAAGGTCTGGAACTGGTAGTGGGAGGTACGCCTGTAAAAGCCGGAGACTTCAGCTGGGATGCACAGATCGTATTTACAAAAAACGTATCTAAAGTAGTGGCATTGGCTCCCGGCGTAGAAACCATCCGTCTGGGTGGATTTACCAGCCCATCCATTTTTATCAAAGAAGGCGAAAAGTACGGCGTGATCTGGGGGCAAGGTTTTAAACGCAATGAGCAAGGAAAACTGCTGATTGATGAAGATGGATTGCCGGTTCTGTCCGATGCATTGGGAGCGATCGGGAATATCCAGCCAGACTGGACCAGTGGCATCCGGAATACTTTTTCCTGGAAAGGCTTGTCCTTATCTGCGTTAGTAGACATCCGCAAAGGAGGTGATATTCTCAACTTCGATCAGTATTACTCCACTTTTTATGGTACTGCTAAAATAACAGAAGCCAGAAACACCACTATTGTGTATGATGGAGTAAGTGAATCGACCGGTGAACCTAACACCATTCCAGTATTACGGGATCAAAACTACTGGCAGAATTTCTATAGCCTCTATGATGAAAATTTTGTAGAAGATGGCAGCTTTATAAAGGTACGTGATATTAATCTGTCGTATGCGTTGCCACAAACCCTGCTTTCCAAAACGCCTTTCCGCAGCTTACGAGTGTCAGCCATTGGCCGGAATCTGTTTATCAAATCCGATTTCTCCTATGCTGATCCGGAAGGCAGTTTGTATGGTAGCTCCAATGCCCAGGGATTTTACCATTCAGTTACCCCCGGAAGCAAAAGTTACACAGTCGGCCTGAGTGCCACCTTTTAA
- a CDS encoding lipid-binding protein, whose amino-acid sequence MKKYSILIIVLAVLGLSACEKDDPEIINTATYPVSGEWWVTYQIRNEAGQLEDVGGGYYPLITSNTASNKPDSIWITDEGTYWDYQVKAGLDLPNKSFAVQEGQNVSYDSKVRIANGKVFLNEGRSTSGVVTDSLYMEVAFDDDSEPFGTTYIVSGHRRTGFLEDEH is encoded by the coding sequence ATGAAAAAATATTCAATATTGATAATAGTTCTTGCTGTATTGGGCTTATCAGCTTGTGAAAAAGATGATCCTGAAATCATAAATACAGCTACCTATCCCGTAAGTGGGGAATGGTGGGTAACTTATCAAATAAGAAACGAAGCAGGCCAACTAGAAGATGTTGGAGGTGGATATTATCCATTGATTACATCGAATACTGCTTCCAATAAGCCTGATTCTATATGGATTACTGATGAAGGTACATATTGGGATTATCAGGTAAAAGCAGGACTGGATCTGCCAAATAAATCTTTTGCAGTACAGGAAGGCCAGAATGTATCCTACGATAGTAAAGTGCGGATTGCGAATGGCAAGGTCTTTTTAAACGAAGGCCGTTCAACCAGTGGTGTGGTCACAGATAGTTTATATATGGAAGTAGCTTTTGATGATGATTCTGAACCTTTTGGTACCACTTACATTGTTTCCGGCCACCGGAGAACAGGTTTCCTAGAAGATGAGCATTAA
- a CDS encoding DUF5011 domain-containing protein produces the protein MLVTLFWSCEKELDTEGLSRITTFADIQVTGDELAIVTLGQPYTDPGATAVENGKSVTVTTEGEVDVNTAGIYTITYSATNSDGFPNEASRLVAVLPPLPDEVKNMDLSGQYVRTGNFATVEKLADGLYYMTNVGGLAAPSPIVGVYFLHTGPTTIDVPHQPTSVGGLQCLSETLSPDGNSFSWRVVEDQLTYFNASSIRAFSKVKQPTIRYE, from the coding sequence ATGCTAGTGACTTTGTTCTGGAGTTGCGAAAAAGAGCTGGATACAGAAGGCTTATCCAGGATTACTACCTTTGCTGATATACAGGTAACTGGCGATGAGTTAGCAATTGTAACATTAGGCCAACCTTATACTGACCCAGGTGCTACTGCGGTCGAAAATGGAAAATCAGTAACAGTTACCACTGAAGGAGAAGTAGATGTAAATACAGCTGGTATCTACACTATCACTTACTCTGCTACTAATTCAGACGGATTTCCTAATGAAGCCAGCAGATTAGTGGCCGTTCTGCCACCCTTACCCGATGAAGTAAAAAACATGGATCTGAGTGGTCAGTATGTGCGTACAGGTAATTTTGCAACTGTTGAAAAACTGGCTGATGGTTTATACTATATGACTAATGTAGGAGGTTTAGCTGCACCAAGTCCGATCGTAGGGGTGTACTTTTTACATACTGGTCCTACTACCATAGATGTGCCTCATCAACCTACCTCTGTTGGCGGCCTTCAATGCCTGTCAGAAACCTTAAGTCCCGATGGGAATAGTTTCTCCTGGAGAGTGGTAGAAGATCAACTGACTTACTTCAATGCAAGCAGTATTCGGGCATTTTCTAAGGTAAAACAACCCACCATCAGATACGAATAG
- a CDS encoding SusD/RagB family nutrient-binding outer membrane lipoprotein, translating into MIKKLINIGLVFALILYSTSCGNDFLDVNVDPNNPSDATVNLVFPAAVASSAGVIGGWYAVLGGIWSQHWAQNNGSNQYRDFDSYDLQPTDLDFQFQELYANALNDYEFVRKRASAEKNWTFYLMATVMQAYTYQVLADLYDQIPFSQALQGNQNNLTPVYENGQAVYDSLIVRLDEALAKDFNYSENGSLTSKAPGEADFLFGGNMVKWRQFANTLKLKMYLRQIYARPEVAKAGIQALYASSAQFLTEDAAMTQFIDVASKSNPLYEADQRQLNTNQNLRASVTLLSFLQASKDPRIDAYFIPGSAGHRGLAQGSFNIPSTSIVPTALSRALLTATDPVYFISASESYFLQAEAVARNLGTGNDEALYTQGIAASFAQNNMSTTIILDSQGNDSLSYSTVDSLISPEKPYAYPSTGSFKEKLKAITVQKWAAMAGTNQGLESFFEQNRTGFPESTDVAAFLPNNTVNPEYYPAHAGEFTYAVEGVTSGLFPKRALFTDTERSRNPNTPPQEPITKAIWWDVAEKID; encoded by the coding sequence ATGATAAAAAAATTAATAAATATAGGACTCGTTTTTGCGCTGATATTATATTCGACTTCATGCGGCAACGATTTTCTGGATGTAAATGTAGATCCTAACAACCCGAGTGATGCCACAGTTAATTTGGTATTTCCGGCAGCTGTAGCTTCCAGTGCGGGAGTAATAGGCGGATGGTATGCGGTACTGGGCGGAATATGGTCGCAGCATTGGGCGCAGAATAACGGATCAAATCAATACAGAGATTTTGATTCCTATGACTTACAGCCGACTGACCTGGATTTTCAATTCCAGGAATTATATGCCAATGCCTTAAACGATTATGAATTTGTACGTAAAAGAGCTTCTGCCGAAAAGAACTGGACTTTTTACCTGATGGCTACGGTTATGCAGGCATATACGTATCAGGTACTGGCTGACTTATATGACCAGATACCATTCTCGCAGGCACTTCAGGGTAATCAAAACAATCTTACTCCAGTATATGAAAATGGTCAGGCGGTATACGATTCTTTAATTGTACGCCTAGATGAAGCATTAGCTAAAGACTTTAACTATTCAGAAAATGGTTCTCTTACCTCTAAAGCGCCAGGTGAGGCAGATTTTCTGTTTGGTGGAAATATGGTCAAATGGAGGCAATTTGCGAATACATTAAAACTTAAAATGTATTTAAGGCAAATTTATGCCAGACCAGAGGTAGCTAAAGCAGGGATACAAGCCTTGTATGCTTCCAGTGCCCAGTTCTTAACAGAAGATGCCGCTATGACACAGTTCATTGATGTGGCCAGCAAGAGCAATCCTCTATATGAAGCCGATCAGCGGCAGTTGAATACAAACCAGAATTTACGTGCGAGTGTCACTTTACTATCGTTCTTACAAGCAAGTAAAGACCCCCGGATAGATGCGTATTTTATACCAGGATCTGCAGGCCATAGAGGTTTGGCACAAGGCAGTTTTAATATTCCAAGTACTTCTATTGTACCTACTGCGTTATCAAGAGCCTTACTTACCGCCACAGACCCAGTATATTTTATTTCCGCCTCAGAAAGTTATTTCTTACAGGCAGAAGCTGTAGCCAGAAATTTAGGTACAGGAAATGATGAAGCTTTATATACACAAGGAATAGCTGCTTCATTTGCGCAGAATAATATGAGTACCACTATTATTTTAGATTCGCAAGGCAATGATTCTTTATCATACAGTACAGTAGATTCTTTAATATCGCCTGAAAAACCTTATGCCTATCCTTCTACCGGATCTTTTAAAGAAAAACTAAAGGCCATTACCGTACAGAAATGGGCGGCTATGGCGGGCACTAACCAGGGCCTTGAGTCATTTTTTGAGCAGAACCGGACAGGTTTTCCTGAATCAACAGATGTAGCTGCTTTTTTGCCCAATAATACAGTGAATCCTGAATATTATCCTGCACATGCCGGTGAATTCACTTATGCTGTTGAGGGCGTGACAAGTGGGCTTTTCCCAAAGAGAGCTTTGTTTACTGATACAGAGCGATCCAGAAATCCCAATACGCCGCCACAAGAGCCTATTACAAAAGCAATATGGTGGGATGTAGCAGAAAAAATTGACTAA